GTTTGACGGAAAAAAAGTTTATTCATCGGCAGGCTTGATGAGAAAGATACTCTTTAGCAAAGTGGGTTCAAAGCATACTATCAAGATTAAAAGAGATGGGAAAGTTCATACTTTTAATGTTGTAGCAAACAAAAGAACCGGTGGGGGAGAGATTAGCGATACCTTCCTGGAGTTTCGAGGGATATTTTTTAATAAAAAACTCCATATAGTAGGTCTTAACCAGTACTTTAAAGATTACGGCATGAAGCTTGGTGATCGTCTTGTTCAGGTAAACGGTGTAAGAGTAAAAAACCAAGATGAACTTAGAGAGTATATAGAAAATTTTAAAGATTTCTCCTCTTTACTTTTTGAGAGAAATAATTTCCAATTTTTTGTAAATATTAAGTAGGTAAATTATATAATTTCATATGCAAAAATTTGAAGCTTTCTTACTAGACAACTTACCGATATCAGCATCGATCCATCCCGTATATGAAGATGCTTTACAAGAGATGTTAAAAGCTGGTGGAAAGCGTTTTCGTCCGGCGCTTCTTCTTGGTGTTGTAAAAGCTTTAAATCCGTTGATGCTGGAGAGTGCAAGACATGCTGCTTATGCGATTGAACTATTGCATACTTACTCATTGATTCATGATGATCTTCCGGCTATGGATGACTCTCCGCTTCGTCGCGGTAAGCCGACACTGCATATGGTCTATGATGAAGTAACTGCTATTTTGGTGGGTGATGCACTTAATACTTACTCATTTGAAGTACTTAGTGATGCCCCTTTTAGCGATGCAATGAAAGTAAAACTAATTCGTGAGCTTTCAAGCAACGGTGGTTTAAACGGAATGGTACTTGGACAAGCGATCGATTGCTATTTTGAAAACAAACCGTTACAGATTGAGGATATAAAAACACTTCATACAAATAAAACGGCAAAACTGATTGCAGCTTCAATGAAGATGGGTGCAATTATTTGTGGAGATGAAGAGCTATCTGAAAAACTTTATGAGTTTGGTATCAAACTTGGATTACTGTTTCAGATTCAAGATGATATTTTAGATGTGACACAAAGTTCTGAAGAGGCTGGAAAACTTACAAATAACGATGAAAATAAAAATAGTTTCGTAACTATTTTAGGACTAGATGAGGCGATGAAAGAGGCTAACAGTTTAGCTGATGAATTAACTCTAGAGATGCAAAGTTTTGATGAGAGTTTACACAGTGAATTGTCACCAATACTTACTAAGTATATAAACAGACATAAATAAGAGATAGATCGATTTCTTAGTTAAATTATGCAATGACAAATCCTTTCTTTGGTCTGAGCATTACATAATCTAACTAAGAAGTCTACTTAAGCACAATAATAAACAAAAGGAAAAAAGAGATGAGTGATAACGTAATGCGCAAAAAGATGGCGGACTCTATAAGATTTTTAGCAGCAGATATGGTACAGGCTGCAAATTCGGGTCACCCGGGTGCACCTATGGGGCTTGCAGATATTGCTGTAGTTTTAAGTGAACACTTAAACCACAACCCGAAAAACCCATCTTGGTTAAACCGTGACAGATTAGTATTCTCTGGTGGACACGCTACTGGTCTTATCTACTCACTTTATTACCTTTGGGGATACGGTTTAGAGATCGAAGATCTTAAAAATTTCCGTCAGTTAGATTCTAAAACTCCTGGTCACCCTGAGTTTGGTCACACTGCAGGTGTTGAGATCACAACAGGACCACTTGGTCAAGGT
Above is a window of Sulfurimonas marina DNA encoding:
- a CDS encoding polyprenyl synthetase family protein produces the protein MQKFEAFLLDNLPISASIHPVYEDALQEMLKAGGKRFRPALLLGVVKALNPLMLESARHAAYAIELLHTYSLIHDDLPAMDDSPLRRGKPTLHMVYDEVTAILVGDALNTYSFEVLSDAPFSDAMKVKLIRELSSNGGLNGMVLGQAIDCYFENKPLQIEDIKTLHTNKTAKLIAASMKMGAIICGDEELSEKLYEFGIKLGLLFQIQDDILDVTQSSEEAGKLTNNDENKNSFVTILGLDEAMKEANSLADELTLEMQSFDESLHSELSPILTKYINRHK